A single Methanocaldococcus bathoardescens DNA region contains:
- a CDS encoding DUF169 domain-containing protein, with product MDVNEIREYGKKLMELMMLDKPFVAVKLAKSKDEIPEGYEEIAEEKRHCEMIQIARLERKKMYAPLDKHLCKGGAYAIGIFRNPPEPLATGKLYVKLGNFKDEEAAKKTVEAIPRVEDEIYASVYAPLDEADFVPDSIVFIGEALYALRLVQAMLYHKGGRFQADFSGIQSLCADAVAAVYTRKAPNMTLGCNGSRKYAGIQPGEVVVAFPPEKLKDIVEAIEHFRQVWTCDSH from the coding sequence ATGGATGTTAATGAAATAAGAGAATATGGAAAGAAATTAATGGAATTGATGATGTTAGACAAGCCATTTGTTGCTGTAAAATTAGCAAAATCAAAAGATGAAATTCCAGAAGGTTATGAAGAAATAGCAGAAGAAAAAAGACACTGTGAAATGATTCAAATTGCAAGATTAGAAAGAAAGAAAATGTATGCACCACTTGATAAACATCTCTGTAAGGGAGGGGCTTATGCAATTGGTATCTTTAGAAACCCACCAGAACCATTGGCAACAGGAAAATTGTATGTTAAATTAGGAAACTTTAAGGATGAAGAGGCAGCTAAAAAAACTGTTGAAGCAATACCAAGAGTTGAAGATGAGATTTACGCATCAGTTTATGCTCCATTAGATGAAGCTGACTTCGTCCCAGATTCAATAGTATTCATTGGAGAAGCATTATATGCATTAAGATTAGTTCAGGCAATGCTCTACCACAAAGGTGGAAGATTCCAGGCAGACTTCTCAGGAATTCAGTCATTATGTGCTGATGCAGTTGCAGCAGTTTATACAAGAAAAGCACCTAACATGACCTTAGGTTGTAACGGTTCAAGAAAATACGCTGGAATACAGCCAGGAGAAGTTGTTGTTGCCTTCCCACCAGAAAAATTAAAGGATATTGTCGAAGCAATTGAACACTTCAGACAAGTATGGACATGTGATAGCCACTAA
- the speD gene encoding adenosylmethionine decarboxylase, protein MLKYLGKHLILELWGCDPKALDDVEGIEKMLIDSVEACGATLICVRTHKFSPQGATGVAVLAESHISIHTWPELGYAAMDIFTCGAHVEPAKALPIIKEFLKPKHIEILDLKRGIRLNEGDEE, encoded by the coding sequence ATGTTAAAATACTTGGGAAAACACTTAATATTAGAGTTATGGGGGTGTGACCCAAAGGCATTAGATGACGTTGAGGGCATAGAGAAGATGTTGATAGATAGTGTAGAGGCATGTGGAGCTACTTTAATTTGTGTAAGAACTCACAAATTTTCCCCTCAAGGAGCTACAGGAGTTGCTGTTTTGGCAGAGAGCCACATATCAATTCACACATGGCCTGAGCTTGGATATGCTGCTATGGATATTTTTACTTGTGGAGCTCATGTTGAGCCAGCAAAAGCACTACCAATTATTAAAGAATTTTTAAAACCAAAACACATTGAGATTTTAGATTTAAAGAGAGGTATAAGGTTAAATGAAGGTGATGAAGAGTGA
- a CDS encoding pyruvoyl-dependent arginine decarboxylase translates to MNAEINPLHAYFKLPNTVSLVAGSSEGETPLNAFDGALLDAGIGNVNLIRISSIMPPGAEIVPLPKLPMGALVPTAYGYIISDVPGETIAAAISVAIPKDKSLCGLIMEYEGKCSKREAEKTVREMAKIGFEMRGWELDRIESIAAEHTVEKLGCAFAAAALWYK, encoded by the coding sequence ATGAATGCTGAAATAAACCCTCTCCATGCTTATTTTAAACTGCCAAACACAGTTTCTTTAGTAGCAGGTAGTAGTGAAGGAGAAACTCCATTAAATGCATTTGATGGAGCTCTGTTAGATGCAGGGATTGGAAATGTTAATTTAATTAGAATAAGTAGTATAATGCCTCCAGGAGCTGAGATTGTTCCTCTGCCTAAATTACCAATGGGAGCTTTAGTTCCAACAGCTTATGGTTATATCATTAGCGATGTTCCAGGAGAAACAATAGCAGCTGCAATAAGTGTTGCTATTCCAAAAGATAAGAGTTTATGTGGTTTAATTATGGAGTATGAAGGAAAATGCTCAAAAAGAGAGGCTGAAAAAACCGTTAGAGAGATGGCAAAAATAGGATTTGAGATGAGAGGCTGGGAATTGGATAGGATTGAATCAATTGCTGCTGAGCATACAGTAGAAAAACTTGGATGTGCATTTGCTGCAGCTGCATTGTGGTATAAATAA
- a CDS encoding chloride channel protein, with protein sequence MNIINVFDKFIKMIKWIGIASLIGIVGGLSSVIMAIIIKYFPEKNNILLIPIVFFIAGLFVDYFYELKGSGIDRVLKALNINERLTWIKGLLKILLAGTVIAVGGSAGKEGPCVQSSASFADELYRLLKLKNRELVIITGIAGGLGGAFAAPLGTAILACEIIEHENFNYINLLPPIIASVVGYIIFYLITGKKHLFDIYLPYSVHPFDFIWFLLAAFFCSAISYCYIKTYKKIAASFDNLKVPYCIKTLIGGILVAIIDYFVPEVLGLGLELTKDLFFMKFPLELLILILIGKILATSFTVGSGVPGGLVFPSMCVGAISGMIFSSIVGANPIPFIVLGIATSLSASTNAPLGGAVLCTEIFGFDFAVPTSIGAVIGYQITKLETIFKYIRF encoded by the coding sequence ATGAATATTATTAACGTATTTGATAAATTTATAAAAATGATAAAATGGATTGGCATTGCATCATTAATAGGCATTGTTGGTGGTTTAAGTTCAGTAATTATGGCTATTATCATCAAATACTTTCCAGAGAAAAACAATATCTTATTAATTCCAATAGTATTTTTTATTGCTGGATTATTTGTTGATTATTTTTATGAATTAAAGGGTTCTGGGATTGATAGAGTTTTAAAGGCTTTAAATATTAATGAAAGATTGACTTGGATAAAAGGACTTTTAAAGATTTTGTTAGCTGGGACTGTTATTGCTGTAGGTGGAAGTGCTGGAAAAGAAGGACCTTGCGTGCAGTCGAGTGCATCATTTGCAGATGAGCTATATAGATTATTAAAGCTAAAAAATAGAGAGTTAGTTATTATAACAGGAATTGCTGGAGGATTAGGGGGAGCATTTGCTGCTCCATTAGGAACAGCCATATTAGCATGTGAAATTATTGAGCATGAGAATTTTAATTATATCAACCTACTTCCTCCAATCATTGCAAGTGTTGTGGGCTATATAATTTTCTATCTAATTACTGGAAAAAAGCATCTTTTTGATATCTACCTACCTTATTCAGTGCATCCATTTGATTTTATTTGGTTTTTATTAGCTGCGTTCTTTTGCTCAGCTATATCTTACTGCTATATAAAAACTTATAAAAAGATAGCGGCAAGTTTTGATAACCTTAAAGTTCCATACTGCATTAAAACATTGATTGGTGGGATTTTAGTAGCTATAATTGATTATTTTGTTCCAGAAGTTTTGGGATTAGGTTTAGAACTTACAAAAGATTTATTTTTTATGAAATTTCCTTTAGAATTATTGATATTAATATTAATTGGGAAGATATTAGCCACATCATTTACCGTTGGTTCTGGAGTTCCTGGAGGGTTAGTGTTTCCATCTATGTGTGTAGGGGCTATTTCTGGAATGATATTTAGCTCTATAGTTGGGGCTAATCCAATCCCGTTTATAGTTTTAGGGATAGCTACTTCTTTATCAGCTTCAACAAATGCCCCATTAGGTGGAGCTGTGTTATGCACAGAGATTTTTGGTTTTGATTTTGCAGTCCCTACATCAATAGGAGCAGTTATTGGATATCAAATAACAAAATTAGAAACAATATTCAAGTATATAAGATTCTAA
- the speB gene encoding agmatinase — MEEHFIDSSKFIMTNSSFEEADGVIFSIPYDETTSFKPGTREGGNAIRTASWGLETYSPILDRDLSEIKYCDLKDLDLYGSQAEIFNTIHHVSREILKKGKKIIVFGGEHSITYPIIKAVKDIYDDFIVIQFDAHCDLRDEYLGNKLSHACVMRRVYELTKDIFQFGIRSGDKEEWDFAKKNNLYLKMDLMNEDDLEYIKSLDKPIYITIDIDVLDPAYAPGTGTPEPCGFSTRELFNSLYLLEEVKDRIIGFDIVEVSPIYDIANITAITAAKIARELMLMIL; from the coding sequence ATGGAAGAGCATTTTATTGATTCATCTAAATTTATAATGACAAATAGCTCATTTGAAGAAGCTGATGGAGTTATATTTTCAATCCCTTATGATGAAACAACTTCCTTCAAGCCAGGAACAAGAGAAGGGGGAAATGCTATAAGAACAGCATCGTGGGGTTTGGAAACATATAGTCCTATCTTAGATAGGGATTTGTCAGAAATAAAATACTGTGATTTAAAGGATTTAGATTTATATGGAAGCCAAGCAGAGATATTTAACACAATACATCATGTCTCAAGAGAAATATTAAAAAAAGGTAAAAAAATAATTGTTTTTGGAGGGGAGCATTCTATAACTTATCCAATAATTAAAGCTGTAAAAGATATCTATGATGATTTTATTGTTATTCAATTCGATGCCCACTGTGATTTGAGAGATGAATATTTAGGGAATAAATTATCTCATGCATGTGTTATGAGGAGGGTTTATGAATTAACTAAAGATATATTCCAATTTGGTATTAGGAGTGGGGATAAAGAAGAGTGGGATTTTGCAAAGAAAAATAATCTCTATTTAAAAATGGATTTGATGAATGAGGATGATTTAGAATATATAAAGAGTTTAGATAAGCCAATATATATAACTATAGATATTGATGTGTTAGACCCTGCCTATGCCCCAGGAACTGGAACCCCGGAACCTTGTGGTTTTTCAACAAGAGAGCTCTTTAACTCTCTATATTTATTAGAAGAGGTTAAAGATAGGATTATTGGCTTTGATATTGTTGAAGTTTCACCAATTTATGATATTGCCAATATTACAGCAATAACAGCGGCAAAAATAGCGAGAGAGCTTATGTTAATGATTTTATAA
- the speE gene encoding spermidine synthase, whose translation MNQNNNNFKCHIWFTEYHNNNVALSVRVKDILYMDKSEFQEIEIIDTYDFGKVLVLDNTFQTTERDEFIYHELISHIPLFTHPNPKNVLVIGGGDGGTVREVVKHKSVETVDFVELDRKVIEACKKYMPKLSCEIDNEKVNLIITDGIRYVAETDKKYDVIIVDCPDPVGPAKGLFEKEFYKNVFKCLNDDGIMVQQSESPLYNLDLIQNICRYLKDAGFKIIMPYTYPMPTYPSGFWSFTLASKKYSPLEVDEERIKEALKDMETKYYDEEVHKGIFLAAPKFLKDAVKKALE comes from the coding sequence GTGAATCAAAACAACAACAATTTTAAATGCCATATATGGTTTACAGAATACCATAACAACAATGTAGCTCTGTCAGTTAGAGTCAAAGATATTTTATACATGGATAAATCAGAATTTCAAGAAATAGAGATTATTGACACTTATGATTTTGGAAAAGTTTTGGTTTTAGATAACACTTTTCAAACAACAGAGAGAGATGAATTTATATACCATGAATTAATATCTCACATCCCTCTTTTCACTCACCCAAATCCAAAGAATGTTTTAGTTATTGGAGGAGGAGATGGAGGAACAGTTAGAGAGGTAGTTAAACACAAATCAGTTGAAACTGTGGATTTTGTTGAGTTGGATAGAAAAGTTATTGAAGCTTGTAAAAAGTATATGCCAAAGTTAAGTTGTGAAATAGACAATGAGAAGGTAAATTTGATAATAACAGATGGTATTAGATATGTTGCTGAAACTGACAAAAAATATGATGTGATTATTGTTGATTGTCCAGACCCTGTTGGACCTGCTAAGGGGCTTTTTGAGAAAGAATTCTATAAAAATGTATTTAAATGTTTAAATGATGACGGAATTATGGTTCAGCAATCAGAAAGTCCATTATATAACTTAGATTTAATACAAAATATCTGCAGATATTTAAAAGACGCTGGATTTAAGATAATTATGCCATACACCTACCCAATGCCAACATATCCAAGTGGATTCTGGAGCTTCACATTGGCATCTAAAAAATACAGCCCATTAGAAGTTGATGAAGAAAGAATAAAAGAAGCTTTAAAAGATATGGAAACTAAATACTATGATGAAGAAGTTCATAAGGGAATATTTTTGGCAGCACCTAAATTTTTAAAAGATGCTGTTAAAAAAGCTCTTGAATAA
- a CDS encoding MJ0307 family thioredoxin, with amino-acid sequence MSKVKIELFTSPMCPHCPAAKRVVEEVANEMPDAVEVEYINVMENPQKAMEYGIMAVPTIVINGEVEFIGAPTKEALVEAIKKRL; translated from the coding sequence ATGTCAAAAGTAAAAATTGAACTCTTTACATCACCAATGTGTCCTCACTGTCCTGCAGCTAAAAGAGTTGTTGAAGAAGTAGCTAATGAAATGCCTGATGCTGTTGAAGTAGAATATATAAATGTTATGGAAAACCCACAAAAAGCTATGGAATATGGAATAATGGCAGTTCCAACAATTGTAATAAATGGGGAAGTTGAGTTTATTGGGGCACCTACAAAAGAAGCATTAGTTGAAGCAATTAAGAAAAGATTATAA